The genomic interval TGACGGATTCACTGAACAATATAGGTTATTCCGTACATTGGTATCCTGGCTATGGCGCTTATGATGACTACACTCCTTTGCAACAGCAATGGGATACCAATATTAAGCCTTGCGCTGATAATTATCCAATTAATATTACGGAGACAACCTGGTTCAAGACCCAACCGGGAGACTCTTCCTACTGGGATCTGTTCAACGGCTCGAACGCGGGCTTCGGCAAAAATACCAAAGCGATCTTCACGGCAGCGGGCAATGTGAGCATCGCTGTCCATATGAATGGATTTTTGTTGAATCCCGGCACGAGAAGCTCATTTGCAGACCCAACAGGCGGATTGATGTATGATGGCAACACTGCCCGGGACGGCATGGCCCGATTTATATTCGAATGGTACTATGAACGTGCGCAGTTTAATCCTTGGAATGGTATATGGAATGGAGTCACGAATGGCACAACTTACAAGCTCGTCAACCGTGCTTCGGGTAAAATACTCGAGGTTCCAGGCGGCCAGAATACTAACGCGTTGCAGCTTCAACAGCGGGCAGACAATAATACGACAGCTCAGCGCTGGATCGTCACGGATCAAGGCACCTACAATAACTATTACGAATTGCGAAGCGTAAGCTCAACTGACAACAAAGTCATGGTTGTTCGTAACGGGACAAAAAACAACGGGGAAGCGATTCAGCTTATGCAGGATCTCTCCAATACCGCGCAGCAGTTCCGATTGATCAAGCTCAGCAACGGTTACTGGAGCATCTTGAATGTGAATAGCAACAAAGCGGTAGAAGTCGCCGGCTCCTCCACAGCTGATGGCGCGAATATTCAGCAAAACTTATACAGCGGCAATCTCAATCAGCAATGGCAGCTGGTACAAATCAACTAATAGAAATAATTTCAATATTTTAGCAAAAAAAGAACCTTCAGATTCACTCTCATAGTGGTTTTGAAGGTTCTTTTGCACATACTATGGGATTCTCTCACTCCGGTTTGCCCTTTTGGGATATCCTCTATATTAATTCGGCAGATATGCAATTCTACATTGTTCTTAATTATATTGATAGCTGCATCTTTCTCACACTTACGTGCAGCTATACTGTATTTCCTACAACATAAGCGCTGTTAAAGTGCAGAAATGGCAGATCATATAGCAAGTTATTGCATAAATACAACATAAGTATCCACACAGCTAAAAATGGCCGAAGTTCCTGCAATAGTGCAGGATAGCTGGACATAGATTGCGGAGAATGGTGTGGCGACTTCTCAAATAGCATCAAAACAAAGAAAAAGTGTAAGGATATGCGTTGTCGGTAAGACGAATGATTGAACACGAAAGTGTATTCGGGCAGATCAAGAATAACCCGGGATTTCGACGTTTTCTGCTTCGCGGCTTGCCTAAGGTAAGTCTAGAGGTCGGGTGGCTTTCGCTTGCCCACAATCTGATGAAACATGCAAATATAGACCAGAATAGAAAAATAGCCGTACAGGTATAGCTCTCCTGTATGGCTATTTTTCATACTTCCCAATATTTCCGTTCAAAGTGAGCTATCCCTTCACCGGGCTGAACGCTTATGGGACAGCCTCTTACTTTATCACTCTTATATGCAATTTAGTATTTTATCATGTACAAATATGGATAGCATACTACATTTCGATCAATTCAGTGCAGCAGTTATACGTCATAGCCGCATAGCGCTCGCTTGACTCCACGCAGCTGCTCAACGTAAACTCCCCCATGTATCATTGCTTTAAAGGTATAACCATGTTCCATGTATTGGAAGCATCCATAAAACCGTCGATGCCGTCCGAGACGGCAGCGAACAAATGAGTAGGCTTGCCGTTCTGGAAAAGCAGGAATGGCCGCTCCAGATTTCCCAGCGTCTGCACCGTGCCATCATCATAGCGTACCGTCCGGGAGTAGCTTTGCGGCTGTCCATGCAAGCTCCATTTCAACCCGTCTGGAGACTCCGCGTAGATGCCGCCATATTTTTCACCACATAGACGTCCTTCCATATCTTTGGCGATCAAATGGTATCCTTTCGCTGTTTGCCAGATGAACGGATCTTCGATATGGAACGACTCCGGAGGAAACACCGGCTCTCCGCTCAGCACCCGATATGGTCCCTCGTAGTGATCCGCATACGCGACGCCAATAGTCATGCCGCCATGCAGGTTGCCTTCGTAGCTTCGTGCCTTGTAGATCAGCAGCACGGAACCGTCCTCCCGGACACACGGAGCCGGATTGGAGGTCAGAAAGCTATCGAATCGGCCGGGACGTGTTGGCAATATCGGTTCATCTGCTCTGCGCCAAGGGCCGAATACGCTGTCCGCGACAGCCAGGCCTACCCGTTTGTTCGCCCGCGCCACGATGCATTGCGGATCGGTTAACCCGAAATTTCCGGGCGGCTCCGGATCGCCCAGCGGATGGGTCGAGCCCGTATAATAAAGTAAATATTTGTTGTTGTGCTTAACGATATGGGGGTTGTGCGTGCAGCGTCCGTCCCAATATTGCGCTCCCCTCGCCGGAAGCGCCACCTCGCGGAATTGGTACGGTCCCTCGGGCGTATCCGAGTCCGCCCTGACAATCTCCGAAGCCGTCATCCAGCCGGGGTGCATCGGCAAAGTCTTCGGCCAGCGCGAGGCAAACATATGGAATTTGCCGTCCTCGCCCTGCACGACGGAACCACACCATATCCAATAACCTTCCATTCGGAAGCCGCCGCCACGCGGAGCCGGCAGCATCGTGTTAGTATGCATGTAACGTCACCTCGCCTTTTCCCTCTGCTCCATAGCTTCTGCGAACCATGGTCTCCCATCCTTTCAAATAAAGTAAATAACCGGCATGCTCCGCACAGCTATGGAACGACATAGCCATGCCGGCGGACCGACCGCCGGCATGCTTGATCATTAATTACCCTAAGGCGTATTCAGCCCCACATCGCCTGCCGCAAGCGGGCGATTCAGCAGAGGCGCTCCGGAATATTCATCCGCTCCCACATCCGTTGTCGCCCGCATTTGGCCATCCATATCCGCCTGCAAGAACGCGTATGTCCCTACAGCGGCGTCAATCGCCGGGCTGCTTGCGGTCAGCTTCTGGATGCCGCTCACCGTAGTGAGCAGCGGATTGATATCTCGGATCTGCCCCGAGCTGCGCGATATGTTGCTAATGGTGCTGCCATACCCGATGTTGCCCTGAAACAGCGTATTCGTTGTCGCCGCCTCGTAATAAAGCGTGCCGGTGCTGTTGCGCACGATATTGTTCGCCACGACGGAATCCTGCGGAGCATACGCTTTGCCCGAACCAATGACGATGCCGGTTGTACTGTTTACAATCGTATTGTTGACGATTAGCGCCCGGTAAACTTTCCACTGTTTGCGTAATTGTTCGACCGTCGGGCTTGGAGGAGAGCCTCCAGTACCTCCGTCGAAATCGCCGTTTGGCAAGTAGATTGCTTCGCCTGTCAAATTCTCGAAGTAATTGTTATAAATCTTATGGTCATTGCCGAACATCCGGATGCCTTCCTGATCCGACTCCACACCGTCCCCGAGGAAGAAGTTGCCGTATACGCTGTTGTTATGGCCGTGCCGCAGCGTTAGGCTGCCCTTGGACGTGAGGAATGAATTGAAGCGCACCGTATTGCTGCTGCTCTTGACCGAAACAATTTCCGGCTCGCCGTCGCAATTCTGAAATACATTATATTGTATCGTATTATAGCCGTGGGAGAGCGTTAGACCGGACAAGCCGAGACGGATCGTCTCTTTGCCGTTGGCTACCCATGGGCCTACATCATGGAAATAGTTGTATTCAATAATATCGTACTGCGAAATTTGCCCTGAGCCATCCTGTCCTTCGTAAGCGATCAGCGGTTCGGTGTCGCTCTTCATTCCGAAGTCGTTCCGGTCGATGCGGTTATGATGGCTGTTCGTGCCCCGCACTTGCAGCCACATCAGGCCACCGCCCGAGCTTGGCAGCGCAAATGTATTACGGGTCAGTCGCACATGGTGCGAGCCTTCGAGCACCACTGCGCTATTGCTTACGTTCGTAAACTTTAATCCGTCCAGCACCACATGCGAGGAGTTCTCGACGCGGAAGCCCGACGCTCCCGAGATGATAGCTTGGCCGCGGTTTTTCGCCTTAATGACGATTGGCGCGTTGGCGGTGCCGTTTTTGTTCTGAACAGCAAACGGGCTTGTACGCGAATACGTGCCGTTTGCCAGAACAATCGTTTTACCCGCCGTAGCGGTTGCAAGCTCGGCAGTGAGCTGCGTGGAAGTGCTAACTTCGACGACCGTCCCTTCGCTACCGCTGCCGCTTGAATCGCTGCCATAAATTTCGACCTCTGCGAAGCTGTTCCATGCGTTCACCGAGTTGCCGTGGCCAACAATACGAACGTATCGGACAGGGACCACATCGGCAAAATCAAATGTCTGCAAGCTGTTGCTCAGACTGCTGACCGCTCCCGAAAGCGCTGTGCTGAAGTTGTAGCCATCATAGGAAGTCTGGATATCAAAGCTGAAAGTTCGCTCTGCCCCGTTGGTGAAGGCGATCTTCACATATTCCACTCGTTTGCTCGATCCAAGGCCGTATTGGACCCACTCCCCGTCGCCACTCGCCGCCCAGCGCGTGCCAAGATCGCCGTCGATTGTATTCGCGACGATGTTGCCGTCATCTCCACTAGCCATAAGCTGCGGTACGGTAACCGCCAGCTTGCTTGCACCCGGCGCAGGGCCGCTCGCGGTGCCGTACAGTTCAACTTCGGTATAGCTGTTCCACAGGTTGGAGGAATTTCCGTGCCCAACGACCCGCACATAGCGGGCAGGATCGACATCCGGGAAATCGAACGTTTGCAGGCCTTCCACAAGGCTGCTCACAACTCCACTGCTGACGGTCGTGAAGGCGGAACCATCCGTAGACGTCAAAATATCAAAAGTAGAAGTGCGGCTTGCCCCATTCAGAAAAGCAATTTTAATGGAAGACACTTTGCGGTTAACGCCCAAATCGTACTGAATCCATTGCCCGTCGCCATTCGCTGACCAACGTGTGGCGAAATCGCCGTCCACCGTGTTGGCCGGAACATTGCCGTCATGTCCACTCGCCGTCACGCTGGAGCTGCCAATTGTGAACTTCGCATCGGCCGCCCTCGCCGCTCCTGGCATTAACGCAACTAGCATACAGAGCAAAATCATGCATGTCATACTTTTGGTTCCCATAATTCTTCATCCTTTCCGTTATGAATTGATGGTTATTGAATCATTCCCTTCGTTCCGTCCGCACCTCCTCTCAAGAATACGGAAGCCGGGAGGTGCTTCCTGTCCTCCCGGCTTCGTTAATACTGCTCATGATCCCGCTCAAAAAATATGCTGGCTCCAGCCCTTGCTCTTCGCCAAAGCTTCAATATAATAGTAATCGCCGTAAATCAGCGATACGTTGATGTTGCTATTGACTGGTTTATGCCCGGTTGCACCGAGCAGAATGCCTTCATACTTCGGCTGATCGAACGTACTGTAGTTGTTCGACAACGAGCGCAGAATGCGCGTGGCCGCGCGCTGATATAAAGCGGCTTCCTCAGGAGGCACCTGCGACGCGATATCGATCAGTCCGGATGCCGCGCAGCTTGCCGCCGAGGTGTCGCGCGGCTCGTCCGTCAAGTCGGCCGCCGCACGGAAATCCCAATGCGGCACATCGTCTTCCGCCAATGCGCTGATGAAATAATGCGCCACCCGCTTCGCCGCATTCAAGTAACGCGCTTCCCCCGTATAACGGTAAGCGCAGCTCATCCCGTAGAGCGCCCAAGCTTGGCCACGCGACCAGGACGATTGCGGCGCGAAGCCCTGTCCGCCGTCATAACGCTCCACTTCGCCCGTCTCCGGATCGAAGATTACGATATGATGCACCGAGCCGTCGTCTCTTATAAACGAGCGGAGCACCATATCTGCATGAGCAACCGCAATATGCTTGAAGCGCGGATCATCACTTTCTTCGCTCGCCCAGAACAGAAGTGGCAAATTCATCATCGAATCGATGATCGACCATCCCGTCTGGTTGCGGGGCCACGCTCTAATGAACTGTCCGACTGGGTTGTACCTGCCTGCCAAATAGTTGGCGGCAAACAGCCCGCGCCGCCGTGCGTCCTCGTCGCCGGTCAGCTTGTAGCGAATAACCGATGTCGGCAAAAACTGAAAGCCAACATCGTGGTGGAAATGGTTGTCTCGCAAGTAACATTGCTCCATGCGTACATCCCAAGGCTCTGCCTCCTCCCGATAACGCCGCTCTCCGGTCATATCGTACAGAATCCACAGAATGCCCGGCCAAAAGCCCGATATCCACTGATCCACTTTGATCTGGTCATATTTGCCCGCTGCCGAAACATGCGGCGCTTCTGTCCAGCCCGCTTCGATCATATGATCAACTTTAATCTTCACTTTATCCCACCAATCCGACAGCTCGGATGGTTTCAGCTTCACATTTTCATGGCTCATCTCAAAATTCCACTCCTTATCCTAACCTTTGATAGCACCGATCAAGGCGCCTTTCACAAAATATTTTTGCAATAACGGGTATACCAAAAAAATCGGAAGGGTAGCTACCATAATCGTGGCGTATTTCAATGTCTCGCCGAGTATGATGATCTCATCCTGGGATGCTCCCTCCGCCATGGAGCTCGCCTCGCCGATAATCAATATTTCTCGCAGGATCAACTGCAACGGATACATCGACCGATCCTGAAGGAAGATCATGGCATTAAACCACGAGTTCCAGTGGCTTACTCCGTAATACAGGCCTACCACTGCAAGCACAGGCTTGCATAACGGCAGGAAGATGCGGAACAGAATGACAAAGTCGTTGGCCCCATCGATCTTGGCCGACTCTTCCAGCGCATCCGGCACCGCCTCGAACGAAGTCCGCATAATAATGAGGTTAAACGCGCTTATTGCGGTAGGCAGAATTAGCGCCCACAGTGAGTTCGTAATGCCTAGCCCTCTAACCAGCAAGTAGAACGGAATTAATCCACCGCTGAAAAACATCGTAAACACGATAAAGAGCGTAAGCTGCTTGCGATATTGCAACGTTTTTCTGGACAAGGCGTATGCGGCGAAGGAAGAGAGCAGCAAATTGAGAGCCACGCCTACAATGACAATAAATAACGTGTTGCGATAGCCGAGCAGGATCATCGGGTTGCTGAATACCGCCCCGTATGTTTCAAATGAGAAGCCCAGCGGCTTCCACAGAATACCCTTATGCGCCATCATCAGCGCCGGTTCGCTGAATGAAGCAAATGCCACGTACAGAATTGGGTACATTGTTGCAATCATGAGCACGGACAAAAACAGCGTATTGCAAACCCGGAATATATGTTCACCCAAGCTTACTCGCATGCGAACCCTCCTCTACCACAAGCCCGTATTGTTCAACTTCCGGCTTATCCAGTTGGAGCCGATAACGAGCGCGAAGTTAATCACGGAGTTGAACAATCCAACAGCTGAGCTGAAACTGAATTGAAAATCTTGAAGCCCGATTCGATACACATACGAGGAAATGACATCCGCTGTCACATAAGTGGTCGGGTTGTACAGCAGAATAACTTTCTCGAAGCCAACGCTCATAATTCGGCCAATGTCCAGGATGAGCAATATAACGAAGACGGGCAGCAGCCCCGGTAGAGTAACATTAAGCATCTGCTTCCAGCGTCCACCGCCATCGATCTTGCAAGCTTCATATTGCTCGGGATCGATCGCAGACAGCGCGGCCAAATAAATAATTGTACCCCAGCCTACATGCTGCCATATATTCGACGAGACGAAGATCGTCCGGAAAAAAGACGGCTCCAGCAGCATCGTGATCCGCTCGCCGCCGAAAAATGCGATAATATCGTTAATGACGCCGTCACTGCTCGTAAAATCCTTGATCATGCCGCAAATAATGACAAGCGAAATAAAATGCGGCAAATAAGTGATTGTCTGAACCGAACGCTTGAACAGCGCATTTTTCACCTCATTAAGCAGCAAGGCGAGAATAAGCGGAGCGGGAAAACCGAAAACGAGATCGTACAAGCTTATCATCAGAGTGTTTTTAAACACCCGCCAAAAATACATTCCGCCAAAAAAGTCTCTGAAATGCTCCAGCCCTGCCCACGCGCTGCCCCCAATTCCAAGCCTGGGATTAAAATCCTTGAACGCAATAATCGCACCGTACATCGGAAAATATTGAAAAATAATGAAATATGCCAAAACAGGAGTAAGCATGATGTACAAATACTTGTTCTTAACTATGTCTTTCGCGATATTAAGCGGCAGACGCCCGGCATGCGCGACTTTGCTGCGTCCCAGCTTCAACTGAGCCATCTCCTACTCCTCCTGTCCACATGCAGCATCATCGACAGGGGATGGTTGCGCCACCCCCTGTCCCCACGGCGGCCTGCAGCCTGCCGCAAGACGATACATGAAATTATCTTTTGTTGTAGCGTTCCAAGGCACCTTGATAGATGTCGATTACATCGCGAATGCCCATATCTTCCAGCTGCTTCACGAAGCTGTCGAACTTGTCGAGCGATTCGTTGCCCATTAAAAATTTGATAAACAT from Paenibacillus sp. FSL K6-3182 carries:
- a CDS encoding chondroitinase-B domain-containing protein, yielding MGTKSMTCMILLCMLVALMPGAARAADAKFTIGSSSVTASGHDGNVPANTVDGDFATRWSANGDGQWIQYDLGVNRKVSSIKIAFLNGASRTSTFDILTSTDGSAFTTVSSGVVSSLVEGLQTFDFPDVDPARYVRVVGHGNSSNLWNSYTEVELYGTASGPAPGASKLAVTVPQLMASGDDGNIVANTIDGDLGTRWAASGDGEWVQYGLGSSKRVEYVKIAFTNGAERTFSFDIQTSYDGYNFSTALSGAVSSLSNSLQTFDFADVVPVRYVRIVGHGNSVNAWNSFAEVEIYGSDSSGSGSEGTVVEVSTSTQLTAELATATAGKTIVLANGTYSRTSPFAVQNKNGTANAPIVIKAKNRGQAIISGASGFRVENSSHVVLDGLKFTNVSNSAVVLEGSHHVRLTRNTFALPSSGGGLMWLQVRGTNSHHNRIDRNDFGMKSDTEPLIAYEGQDGSGQISQYDIIEYNYFHDVGPWVANGKETIRLGLSGLTLSHGYNTIQYNVFQNCDGEPEIVSVKSSSNTVRFNSFLTSKGSLTLRHGHNNSVYGNFFLGDGVESDQEGIRMFGNDHKIYNNYFENLTGEAIYLPNGDFDGGTGGSPPSPTVEQLRKQWKVYRALIVNNTIVNSTTGIVIGSGKAYAPQDSVVANNIVRNSTGTLYYEAATTNTLFQGNIGYGSTISNISRSSGQIRDINPLLTTVSGIQKLTASSPAIDAAVGTYAFLQADMDGQMRATTDVGADEYSGAPLLNRPLAAGDVGLNTP
- a CDS encoding transposase; protein product: MIEHESVFGQIKNNPGFRRFLLRGLPKVSLEVGWLSLAHNLMKHANIDQNRKIAVQV
- a CDS encoding glycoside hydrolase family 88 protein, which produces MIEAGWTEAPHVSAAGKYDQIKVDQWISGFWPGILWILYDMTGERRYREEAEPWDVRMEQCYLRDNHFHHDVGFQFLPTSVIRYKLTGDEDARRRGLFAANYLAGRYNPVGQFIRAWPRNQTGWSIIDSMMNLPLLFWASEESDDPRFKHIAVAHADMVLRSFIRDDGSVHHIVIFDPETGEVERYDGGQGFAPQSSWSRGQAWALYGMSCAYRYTGEARYLNAAKRVAHYFISALAEDDVPHWDFRAAADLTDEPRDTSAASCAASGLIDIASQVPPEEAALYQRAATRILRSLSNNYSTFDQPKYEGILLGATGHKPVNSNINVSLIYGDYYYIEALAKSKGWSQHIF
- a CDS encoding glycoside hydrolase family protein; translated protein: MARANKRVGLAVADSVFGPWRRADEPILPTRPGRFDSFLTSNPAPCVREDGSVLLIYKARSYEGNLHGGMTIGVAYADHYEGPYRVLSGEPVFPPESFHIEDPFIWQTAKGYHLIAKDMEGRLCGEKYGGIYAESPDGLKWSLHGQPQSYSRTVRYDDGTVQTLGNLERPFLLFQNGKPTHLFAAVSDGIDGFMDASNTWNMVIPLKQ
- a CDS encoding ABC transporter permease subunit gives rise to the protein MAQLKLGRSKVAHAGRLPLNIAKDIVKNKYLYIMLTPVLAYFIIFQYFPMYGAIIAFKDFNPRLGIGGSAWAGLEHFRDFFGGMYFWRVFKNTLMISLYDLVFGFPAPLILALLLNEVKNALFKRSVQTITYLPHFISLVIICGMIKDFTSSDGVINDIIAFFGGERITMLLEPSFFRTIFVSSNIWQHVGWGTIIYLAALSAIDPEQYEACKIDGGGRWKQMLNVTLPGLLPVFVILLILDIGRIMSVGFEKVILLYNPTTYVTADVISSYVYRIGLQDFQFSFSSAVGLFNSVINFALVIGSNWISRKLNNTGLW
- a CDS encoding RICIN domain-containing protein, producing the protein MIKKKVSLAMKLLLLLALVMSPLLLSGKKADAWVGMPMSKLHVSGNQLVNSSGQPVLLSGWHQPSGAYWTYQNSNYYLNQNGGNRHAAILAYLKDITDTFTSTSAKYGNNHGWYMNQVRLFIDREDMGDVAAGTYNFAGLQAVTQNVIIPYINYAKTKGLYVTLGLDFTLSNNQATTPANLAKFNQIWGYLADQPGIKSADNVMFELINEPVLSDVNGVWGGHPSQSNFIAYWNSLKNFQNSMISTIRSKGADNVIWASGLGWDQYYQLCAAYPLTDSLNNIGYSVHWYPGYGAYDDYTPLQQQWDTNIKPCADNYPINITETTWFKTQPGDSSYWDLFNGSNAGFGKNTKAIFTAAGNVSIAVHMNGFLLNPGTRSSFADPTGGLMYDGNTARDGMARFIFEWYYERAQFNPWNGIWNGVTNGTTYKLVNRASGKILEVPGGQNTNALQLQQRADNNTTAQRWIVTDQGTYNNYYELRSVSSTDNKVMVVRNGTKNNGEAIQLMQDLSNTAQQFRLIKLSNGYWSILNVNSNKAVEVAGSSTADGANIQQNLYSGNLNQQWQLVQIN
- a CDS encoding carbohydrate ABC transporter permease is translated as MRVSLGEHIFRVCNTLFLSVLMIATMYPILYVAFASFSEPALMMAHKGILWKPLGFSFETYGAVFSNPMILLGYRNTLFIVIVGVALNLLLSSFAAYALSRKTLQYRKQLTLFIVFTMFFSGGLIPFYLLVRGLGITNSLWALILPTAISAFNLIIMRTSFEAVPDALEESAKIDGANDFVILFRIFLPLCKPVLAVVGLYYGVSHWNSWFNAMIFLQDRSMYPLQLILREILIIGEASSMAEGASQDEIIILGETLKYATIMVATLPIFLVYPLLQKYFVKGALIGAIKG